The Jiangella alba genome includes the window CGCACTGAAGCCGGGCCAGCGGGTGGAGTTCGGTGTGGCCGAGGGCCGCCGGGGCGAGCAGGCGCTGTCGGTGCGCGTCCTCGACCCGCTGCCGTCGGTGTCGGCGGCCACCCGCAAGAAGCCCGACGACATGGTCACCATCGTCGAGGACCTCATCAAGCTGCTCGACGGCCTGTCGAACACCTACCGCCGCGGCCGGCACCCCGACCAGCGCACGGCGCGTCAGGTCGCCACCGTGCTGCGGGCCGTGGCCGACGACCTCGAGCTCTAGGTTCCGCTCTCGGGCCGCTCCGGCGGCGGGGCCGGCGGTGACGGTGTGGGCGCGGGCGGGCGGACCCGCAGCGCGAACACCAGCCCGCCGGCCAGCACGAGGGTCGCGACCGTCATGCCCAGCCACGGGATCAGCGGCAGCACGATGCCTACGCCGCCGCCGACGACCCAGCCCAGCTGCAGCAGCGTCTCGGACCGCGCGAACGCGTTGGACCGGTTCTTCTCCGGCACGTCGCGCTGCACGATGGCGTCCAGCGACAGCCGGCCCAGCTGCTGGGCGAACCCGGCCGCGAGCCCGACCAGGATGACCGTCAGCAGGTTCCAGAACAGCGCCGTGACCAGCGTGCTGGCCGCGCCGAACGCGACCAGCGCCATGACGGTGCGGTCGGGACTTCGCGCCTGCACGAGCGCCCCGACGGACGAGCCCAGGGTGCTGCCCACCCAGGCGGCGGCCGCGACGATGCCGAGCAGGACGAGGTCGTCGAGCCCGGCGACCGGCGCCTCGCGCAGCACGAACGCCATGAACATGGTCATGAAGCCGGACAGCCAGCGCAGCGTCGCGTTGGCCCGCAGGGCGCGCACGACCGAGGGCCCGACCCGGAACTTGCGCGGCTTGCCGCCGGCGGCGGACTCGTGGCCGTCGCCCTCGGTGAGCGACGCCGGCTCCTCGCCGATCGAGAGGTCGACCTTCTTCGGCAGCAGGATGGCCAGCACCGTGGTGCCGACGTAGGCGAAGAACGCCGCCCGCAGTGGCCAGTCGTCGCCGATCTGCGCCAGGCCCAGGCCCACGGGTGCGCCGAGCAGCGTGCCGAACGTGGCCGCCAGTTGCAGCCGTGAGTTCGCCGCCACCAGCGTCCAGCCGTCGGGCAGCAGCCGTGGCACCGCGGCCGCCCGCGCGACGGCGTACGCCTTCTGCCCGACCAGCACGCCCAGCGCCGCCGGATAGAGCCACACGCCACCGCCGATGACGGCGTCGGCCGCCACCCAGGCGAGGAAGCCGCGGCTGGCCGCGGTGAACCCGATGGCCCAGCGGCGGCCGTGGCTGAAGCGGTCGAGGAACGGGCCGAGCACCGGTGCGACCACCGCGAACGGCGCCATGGTGAGCAGCAGGTACAGCGCGACGTTGCCGCGCGCCTCGGTGGTGGAGGCGGAGAAGAACAGCGTGCCGGCCAGCGCGACCGTGACCAGCGCGTCGGCGAAGGCGCTGGCGGCGTTGAGCTCGATCAGCCGGGACAGGCCGGTCTGCCCGGCGCCCTTCGCCTCGGCGGCGCGGTGCAGGCGGTTGGCGCTGAACCGGGCGGCGCGGGAGGTGCCGGACGCGGCGGTCTTCGCCGCCCGGCCGGTGGCACCGGCGGCGCGGCGCATGCGCTCGCTCGCCCTGGGCGGCTCAGGCGGAGGCGGCGGCAGCGCCCGCGTGTGGTCGTCGTGGCCGGGCCCCGGACGGCCGTTCCCGGCGGCGTGGTCGTCGCCGGGCGACCCGGACGACCCGTTGCCGGAGGGCCCGGATCGGGGCTGCCCGCCGCGGGCGAACGGCGACTCGTACGAGCCGTCGTCGCCGCGCGCGCCGCGGCCCCCGCCCTCACCGGGCGGGCCGGCCTGCGGATCGGTCTCAGCCACACACCCATCCAACCGCATCGGGCCGACAGGACCGGAAGATGTCCCCGGATCGGGCGCGATGTGTCGATCATGGCGCGAGTTTGCGACAATGATTCGTTGTGACCCCCGCATCGTCGCGCACGCGCACCGTCAAGGCCGACTCCGTCCTCGTCAAGGCCGTCGAGGACGCCCGGGCCGCCGCCGTCGACGTCGGCAGCGAAGACGCCGTCGGCGCCCATCTCGGCCACGACGCCGAGGGCGAACGGGTCGTCACCCACTACTTCGCCTGCGAGCTGGCCGGCTACGTCGGCTGGCGGTGGGCCGTCACCGTCACCCGGGCGTCGCGGTCCAAGCTGATCACGGTCAGCGAGTGCGTGCTGCTGCCCGGCGCCGACGCC containing:
- a CDS encoding cold-shock protein, yielding MPTGKVKFFDTEKGFGFLSKDDGGDVFVHSSALPAGVSALKPGQRVEFGVAEGRRGEQALSVRVLDPLPSVSAATRKKPDDMVTIVEDLIKLLDGLSNTYRRGRHPDQRTARQVATVLRAVADDLEL